Proteins from a genomic interval of Flammeovirgaceae bacterium SG7u.111:
- a CDS encoding ABC transporter permease, whose product MKEKQNIPPKLATKFLLWFLRDDLAEEVLGDLEERFYDKLNKGSLKKAKWDFWLQVFNYFRPFALKHLNTSNMNHFGLFRSYFKISWRNLLKQKLYSFINIGGLAIGLASFILIVLYVEHELTYDRFYGNAENIYRISMRQKGNNFKNSDLFAVTPAPLPALLEQEFPEVKKATSVSNHSYLLKNGGDNFWEMGLWADNNYFEVFDYPMLLGNPKKALAAPNSMVITESLASKLFDFEDPLGKTITLDFFGDNLECTVTGLIPDLPEKSSLKFQYIVSMNTREGYVKALDENLWNNNSYITFFALNEGADPQQLEDKMREAAIPRKYEIEGSNNEYFVNSLLDLHLQNNINFDVGVKGDKNYIYFYSTIAFLILVLACINYMNLAIARSINRAREVGLRKVVGAFRRQVISQFLGEAVLITLIAFVLSLVLIQLLLPIFSYLIERPLSLGMLENSLMLPGLLLLLLVVGVFSGSYPAFYMSGIQPLKVLKGKVDSRKGSGFQRFLVVVQYSVSICLIISTFVIYQQMEYVQTKELGYNKDHIITIPIKDINLSEKLGAVKNEWIKNPNIISVAQSGELPIDIGSSRYIDEWEGKQTDDPLFIYFAQIGVDYLKLFDIKLLAGRNFNLENTSDLDVGTILNETAVSQMGWTPEEAVGKEFVREGNDPDVIIGVVEDFHMHSLHDAIHPLFFKHFKSKWRGVLSAKVSPDHLPETIAFIESTIKPLSDYPFEYAFLDDKFDQLYKSDLRLGEIFGFFTVLALVIASLGLFGLAAFSATQRTKEIGIRKVLGASTLKIFSLLARNFLQLIVISFAISIPIAWLAMNSWLENFAFRIEVEWWMFAMVGFVVFLVAYFTIGYQSIKAAMANPVKNLRTE is encoded by the coding sequence ATGAAAGAAAAACAAAATATCCCACCCAAACTTGCAACCAAGTTCCTGCTCTGGTTCTTACGAGACGACCTTGCCGAAGAAGTTCTTGGCGACTTGGAAGAGCGGTTTTATGATAAGCTCAACAAGGGTTCACTTAAGAAAGCTAAGTGGGACTTTTGGCTGCAGGTTTTTAATTATTTCAGGCCCTTTGCCCTCAAACATTTAAATACATCGAACATGAACCATTTTGGGTTGTTTAGAAGCTACTTTAAAATAAGCTGGAGAAATTTATTGAAGCAGAAGCTTTACTCTTTCATAAATATTGGCGGTTTGGCAATTGGGCTGGCAAGTTTTATTCTGATTGTACTTTATGTAGAGCATGAGCTTACATACGACCGTTTTTATGGGAATGCTGAAAATATTTATCGGATTTCCATGCGGCAAAAAGGAAATAATTTTAAAAATTCAGACTTGTTTGCCGTTACTCCAGCGCCTCTGCCCGCCTTATTAGAGCAAGAGTTTCCCGAAGTGAAAAAAGCAACGAGCGTTTCTAACCATAGTTATTTACTGAAGAATGGCGGTGATAATTTTTGGGAAATGGGGCTTTGGGCAGATAATAACTATTTTGAAGTGTTTGATTATCCTATGTTGCTGGGCAATCCTAAAAAAGCATTGGCAGCTCCTAATAGCATGGTCATTACCGAATCGCTGGCATCAAAATTATTTGACTTTGAAGATCCTTTGGGAAAAACAATTACCCTCGATTTTTTTGGAGATAATTTAGAATGCACAGTTACCGGGTTGATTCCTGATCTTCCAGAAAAATCTTCATTAAAATTTCAGTACATCGTTAGCATGAACACCCGAGAAGGGTATGTAAAAGCTTTGGATGAAAACCTATGGAATAACAATTCTTATATTACTTTTTTTGCTTTAAATGAAGGAGCTGATCCTCAGCAATTGGAAGACAAAATGAGGGAGGCTGCTATTCCAAGAAAATATGAGATAGAAGGTTCTAATAATGAGTATTTTGTAAACTCATTACTAGATCTTCATTTGCAGAATAATATCAATTTTGATGTGGGCGTGAAGGGAGATAAGAACTATATCTATTTTTATTCGACTATTGCTTTTTTGATACTTGTCCTGGCCTGTATCAATTACATGAACTTGGCTATAGCTCGCTCAATTAATAGGGCAAGGGAAGTAGGACTGCGAAAAGTAGTAGGAGCATTCCGAAGGCAGGTTATTTCCCAGTTTTTAGGCGAAGCAGTACTGATTACACTAATAGCATTTGTACTAAGCTTAGTATTGATCCAGCTCTTACTTCCTATATTCAGCTATTTAATTGAGCGCCCACTTTCTTTAGGTATGCTTGAAAATTCGTTGATGCTACCAGGGCTTTTATTACTCTTATTGGTAGTAGGTGTTTTTTCAGGAAGTTATCCCGCCTTTTACATGTCAGGAATCCAGCCTTTGAAAGTGTTGAAAGGCAAGGTTGATAGCCGAAAAGGCTCGGGGTTTCAGCGTTTTTTGGTAGTTGTTCAGTACTCAGTTTCTATTTGCCTGATTATCTCAACTTTTGTAATCTATCAACAAATGGAGTATGTGCAAACAAAAGAGCTAGGCTACAACAAAGATCATATTATAACAATACCAATTAAGGATATCAACCTAAGCGAGAAGTTAGGTGCAGTTAAAAATGAGTGGATTAAAAACCCAAATATAATTTCAGTAGCTCAATCTGGGGAGCTTCCAATAGATATAGGGTCAAGCAGGTATATTGATGAATGGGAAGGAAAACAAACTGATGATCCCTTGTTTATATATTTTGCTCAAATCGGAGTTGATTATTTAAAACTATTTGATATAAAATTGCTTGCAGGGAGAAATTTCAACTTAGAAAATACCAGTGATCTTGATGTAGGAACAATACTGAATGAAACAGCCGTAAGTCAAATGGGGTGGACTCCCGAAGAAGCTGTAGGTAAAGAGTTTGTTCGAGAAGGTAATGATCCTGATGTAATTATTGGTGTGGTAGAGGATTTTCATATGCACTCCTTGCATGATGCCATTCATCCCTTGTTTTTTAAACATTTTAAATCTAAATGGCGTGGGGTTTTATCAGCAAAGGTGAGCCCAGATCATTTGCCAGAAACTATTGCTTTTATTGAAAGTACAATCAAGCCATTAAGTGATTACCCATTCGAATATGCTTTCCTTGACGATAAGTTCGATCAACTTTATAAGAGTGATTTAAGGCTGGGGGAAATCTTTGGTTTTTTCACTGTATTGGCGTTGGTTATCGCTTCTTTAGGCTTGTTTGGGCTTGCAGCTTTTTCAGCAACACAGCGAACAAAAGAAATTGGTATTCGGAAAGTATTAGGAGCATCTACTCTGAAAATATTTTCATTGCTTGCTAGAAATTTCTTGCAATTGATAGTTATTTCATTTGCAATTTCTATTCCCATAGCATGGCTTGCGATGAATAGCTGGTTGGAAAATTTTGCTTTTAGAATTGAAGTTGAATGGTGGATGTTTGCTATGGTTGGCTTTGTGGTTTTCTTGGTAGCTTATTTTACAATTGGTTACCAATCTATTAAAGCTGCAATGGCTAATCCAGTGAAAAACCTTAGAACCGAGTAA
- a CDS encoding helix-turn-helix transcriptional regulator yields the protein MKETRLGEFEEVILLLVGILGEEEAYAFKIASEFEEQTKKSVSIGAVHSTLSRLEDKGFLTSEMGKATAERGGRRKRIYTITAYGRRALESSRDLRVSLWKQFPSFGFDLGGQFS from the coding sequence ATGAAGGAAACACGATTAGGCGAGTTTGAAGAAGTGATCTTGCTCTTGGTTGGGATATTGGGAGAAGAAGAGGCTTACGCTTTTAAGATTGCGTCTGAATTTGAAGAGCAGACAAAAAAGTCGGTTTCGATAGGTGCAGTGCATTCTACGTTAAGCCGCTTGGAAGACAAGGGCTTTTTGACTTCTGAAATGGGGAAGGCAACTGCTGAAAGAGGTGGGCGGAGAAAGCGGATTTATACGATAACGGCTTACGGCAGGCGAGCGCTCGAAAGTTCTCGCGATTTGAGGGTCTCGCTCTGGAAACAATTTCCGTCATTTGGGTTCGATCTTGGAGGGCAATTTTCTTGA
- a CDS encoding DUF1801 domain-containing protein, translating to MKVEATTIEELIEKSGDQKQNMLFLDALVQEHAPNLSRRLFIGASITMIGYGEMPWQTKSSTESWPLISLAPQKGSTNLYIAGQKDGKGLLEIYASSLGKVSCGKSCVRVKKPENLNVEAFGELIKDAQHWLDLQEEK from the coding sequence ATGAAAGTTGAAGCCACTACCATAGAAGAATTGATAGAAAAGTCTGGAGATCAAAAACAGAATATGCTCTTTTTGGATGCCCTTGTCCAAGAGCATGCCCCTAATCTAAGTCGCCGACTTTTTATTGGCGCCAGTATTACTATGATTGGCTATGGGGAAATGCCATGGCAAACCAAATCATCTACAGAGTCTTGGCCACTCATCAGTCTTGCCCCTCAGAAAGGAAGCACTAACCTCTACATAGCTGGGCAGAAAGATGGCAAGGGCCTATTGGAAATTTATGCCAGTTCGCTGGGGAAAGTATCTTGTGGAAAGAGCTGCGTTCGAGTTAAAAAACCTGAGAACCTCAATGTGGAAGCCTTTGGAGAGCTTATTAAAGATGCCCAGCACTGGTTAGATTTGCAAGAAGAGAAGTAA
- the yidD gene encoding membrane protein insertion efficiency factor YidD: MLSYPLVLLVRVYQLFISPMFPSSCRYVPTCSHYAIEALQVHGPIKGSWLAIKRIGSCHPWGGHGYDPVPPAKEKKKSHES, encoded by the coding sequence ATACTTTCCTATCCTTTGGTCTTGCTGGTGAGGGTGTACCAACTCTTTATTTCCCCGATGTTTCCATCGAGTTGTAGATATGTGCCCACTTGTTCGCACTATGCTATCGAGGCATTGCAAGTTCATGGGCCTATTAAAGGTTCGTGGCTAGCGATCAAACGCATTGGAAGTTGTCACCCTTGGGGCGGACATGGCTACGACCCAGTTCCTCCTGCCAAAGAAAAAAAGAAAAGCCATGAAAGTTGA
- a CDS encoding TonB-dependent receptor, whose protein sequence is MKTTNNVMANLLKRKMPRLLLTVLLSLVIVTSGWAQSTVSGKVTSAEDSEGIPGVSILIKGTSTGVVTDINGGFSIKVEPTDVLVFSYVGFVTQEVTVGNQSNIEVALVSDVQSLEEVVVIGYTTRKKGEVTGSVSTVGEEVIGNTPNRDLQKSMAGRVPGLIVVDRGGYPGESGNSDLLIRGQSTLNNNSPLILIDGLVAASFSHLAPQDIESLTVLKDGAAAIYGARAANGVILITTKRGKQGKARISLSSFYNISGFAKTPKLMNSAQFATYENEISERNGTPLRFTPDEIEKYAAGNDPLNYPSTDWADLTFRDYAPESRTSLSISGGSEKVSYFVSGDYLNQGGMYESGALGFEQYQVRSNLDMRLHKNFSLGVDLTGRFGERERPGVDEGYIYKHIYTNEPTEVGVYPNGLVAWGGENGSNPYIMSSNESGFVKINDNDLRGKFSYDWDLNTVTEGLSLRGYAGIRKMSNNQKAWYTPWTVYTYDEGTDEYIPSTGYSQSGNERILRETFWKFDELLLNTTVNYDRTFNDHTVRGLVGIEQFSSQEETFWAQRRGFPTKDHPYLFAGSDEGQQSYGTAQEWGRLNYFGSLSYDFKKKYFIDLTLRHDGSSNFGKGNQYGTFPGVAASWSIGNEAFMEGITWLDALKIRSSWALMGNDRIPGFQFLTRYEYGGETDVAQPNYYIFGTPGSRYNGYTPDNVPNPNITWEKADMKNIGVSFLMFNNRLYGDINYFYQKRTDILITRNASIPDAAGLTLPQENLGKVDNFGWELELTWNDKIGAVDYNVGFNFTNAQNKIVYMDEAADVPEWRKQEGHPMGSYIIYPTNGIFRDQAQVDATEVKKDGTVEGEPIYIDTNEDGEINADDRIRSYTSNIPQIQYGFHGGASYKGFDFSFLLQGQAKADMLVFFDQGGTKPEYVFNERWTPDNREARYPRAFATGDPYSGTQNTADNFQGADLWMHDASFIRLKEVQLAYTFPREKIKFADLKIFARGFNLLTMASEVSDLGLDPEIGNYNNFRDARYPSLRTYSFGFSLGF, encoded by the coding sequence ATGAAAACGACCAATAATGTAATGGCGAACCTTTTGAAAAGGAAGATGCCAAGATTACTATTGACAGTTTTGCTTTCTTTGGTCATTGTAACATCAGGCTGGGCGCAGAGCACTGTGTCGGGCAAAGTAACAAGTGCAGAAGACAGTGAAGGAATACCTGGGGTAAGTATCTTGATAAAAGGTACTTCAACAGGTGTGGTTACCGATATAAACGGCGGGTTTTCTATAAAGGTGGAACCAACAGATGTATTGGTCTTTTCCTATGTCGGCTTTGTCACACAAGAAGTAACCGTTGGCAATCAATCTAATATTGAAGTAGCATTAGTCTCAGATGTTCAGTCACTTGAAGAAGTGGTAGTGATTGGTTATACCACCAGAAAGAAAGGGGAAGTCACTGGCTCGGTGAGCACGGTAGGTGAAGAGGTAATTGGAAACACTCCGAACAGAGATTTGCAAAAATCTATGGCAGGTAGAGTGCCAGGTCTTATAGTAGTTGATAGGGGTGGTTACCCTGGCGAGTCTGGCAACTCAGACTTATTGATACGTGGTCAATCTACCCTAAACAACAACTCTCCTCTTATTTTGATCGATGGTTTGGTTGCTGCTTCATTTTCCCACCTAGCCCCACAGGATATTGAATCGTTGACTGTATTAAAAGATGGTGCAGCGGCTATTTACGGAGCTCGTGCGGCAAATGGTGTGATCTTGATCACTACAAAACGTGGTAAGCAGGGCAAGGCTAGGATAAGCCTTTCTTCTTTCTACAATATATCTGGGTTTGCAAAAACTCCAAAGTTGATGAACTCGGCTCAATTTGCCACTTATGAAAACGAGATTTCTGAGAGAAACGGAACTCCGCTCCGCTTCACTCCAGACGAAATAGAAAAGTATGCTGCAGGCAATGACCCCTTGAATTACCCTAGCACGGATTGGGCAGACCTCACGTTCAGGGATTACGCTCCTGAGTCTAGAACTTCTCTCTCTATTTCAGGTGGAAGCGAAAAGGTAAGCTACTTTGTAAGTGGTGATTACCTAAACCAAGGGGGCATGTACGAATCTGGAGCCTTAGGTTTTGAACAATATCAAGTTCGCTCAAATTTAGATATGCGACTTCATAAGAATTTTAGTTTAGGAGTCGATTTGACAGGAAGGTTTGGCGAAAGAGAAAGACCGGGCGTGGACGAAGGGTATATCTACAAACACATCTACACCAATGAGCCTACGGAAGTTGGGGTGTACCCTAATGGCTTGGTAGCTTGGGGTGGTGAGAATGGTTCTAACCCTTACATTATGTCCAGCAACGAATCTGGTTTTGTAAAGATAAATGACAATGATTTGCGGGGCAAATTCTCTTACGATTGGGATTTGAACACAGTCACTGAAGGCCTTAGCCTAAGGGGGTATGCTGGTATCAGAAAAATGAGCAATAACCAAAAGGCTTGGTACACACCATGGACAGTATATACTTATGACGAAGGTACTGACGAGTATATTCCTTCTACAGGCTATTCTCAAAGTGGTAATGAGCGTATTTTAAGAGAAACTTTCTGGAAATTTGATGAGCTTTTATTGAACACTACTGTTAATTATGACAGAACATTTAATGATCATACGGTAAGAGGTCTAGTTGGTATAGAGCAGTTTAGCTCTCAAGAAGAAACATTTTGGGCTCAAAGAAGAGGATTTCCTACCAAGGATCATCCTTATTTGTTTGCAGGAAGTGATGAGGGGCAGCAATCTTATGGAACAGCTCAAGAATGGGGGAGGCTCAACTATTTCGGGTCATTGTCTTATGACTTTAAGAAGAAATATTTCATTGACTTAACCTTGCGCCACGACGGTTCTAGCAACTTTGGAAAGGGAAATCAATATGGTACTTTCCCAGGCGTAGCAGCTTCTTGGTCGATAGGCAACGAAGCATTTATGGAAGGGATCACTTGGCTTGACGCTTTGAAAATAAGATCTTCTTGGGCTTTGATGGGCAACGACCGTATCCCAGGCTTCCAATTTCTTACCCGATATGAGTACGGTGGAGAAACAGATGTAGCCCAGCCAAACTACTACATATTCGGCACCCCTGGCTCAAGGTACAATGGTTATACGCCTGACAATGTTCCAAACCCAAATATCACTTGGGAAAAAGCTGACATGAAAAACATTGGGGTGAGCTTCTTGATGTTCAACAACAGGCTTTACGGCGACATCAACTATTTCTACCAGAAACGTACCGATATCTTGATCACTAGAAATGCTTCTATTCCAGATGCCGCTGGCTTGACCTTGCCACAAGAAAACCTAGGGAAAGTAGATAATTTTGGATGGGAACTTGAGCTAACGTGGAATGATAAGATCGGCGCTGTTGATTACAATGTAGGTTTCAATTTCACAAATGCCCAAAACAAAATAGTGTATATGGATGAAGCAGCCGATGTTCCTGAGTGGAGAAAACAAGAGGGCCACCCAATGGGCTCGTATATCATTTATCCTACCAATGGTATTTTCCGAGACCAAGCTCAAGTAGATGCAACTGAGGTTAAGAAAGACGGAACAGTAGAAGGAGAACCTATTTATATAGATACAAATGAAGACGGCGAAATAAATGCCGACGACAGAATAAGGTCTTATACTTCAAATATTCCCCAAATCCAATATGGGTTCCATGGTGGAGCAAGTTACAAGGGATTCGATTTTAGTTTCCTTCTCCAAGGGCAAGCCAAAGCGGATATGTTGGTATTCTTCGATCAGGGAGGAACTAAGCCAGAATATGTATTCAACGAAAGGTGGACGCCTGACAACCGTGAGGCTAGGTATCCGAGGGCTTTTGCTACAGGTGACCCTTATAGTGGAACACAAAACACTGCCGACAACTTTCAAGGTGCTGATTTGTGGATGCACGATGCATCTTTTATCAGACTTAAAGAGGTGCAATTGGCTTACACATTCCCCAGAGAAAAAATCAAATTCGCCGATTTGAAAATCTTTGCAAGAGGGTTCAACCTCTTGACGATGGCCTCAGAAGTATCTGACCTAGGGCTTGATCCTGAAATTGGTAATTACAACAACTTCAGAGATGCGAGATATCCATCACTAAGAACATATTCCTTCGGATTTAGCCTTGGATTTTAA
- a CDS encoding RagB/SusD family nutrient uptake outer membrane protein, translating into MKNIKYILVVFVLLASSSCQDVLDTEAKDAFGEDLIYSDPAQVERLVFTVYNSTESWSLNRFQWWSRRFNIEGASFEAKFNFRDLDLYRVRGGWTAGNAGVFTQKWSNYWDYVRLANEFLDRIDDSKAMAIDTEKVTILKAEMKFLRANLYAKLIKFYGGVPIMENALGLDDDFNLVRNSYEECVDFIVKELDEAAAVLPTSRPNVEFGRATKLAAMAVKSRTLLYAASKLHDPSVTNNPLYVYTKTSKWQDASDAAKAIIDMVNARDLIQVADAKAYQELFLSPNDDILFARPYSAAYFEFGTDANSLWDQTQSPNGYGGWALSSPTHNFAMQFNMADGTTTEGSTYDPENPNDNREMRYYADLLFNGAQFRGRDVQYFLSEDVSAYPHGMDSPQGLGNTLHSSKTGYNIRKFQDESVAPSGGISAERPYILYRLAEVYLNYAEAQYHLGEEAAAREYVSKVSTRALQPAITASGTELLEAIKRERRVELCFEGHNFFDERRWMIEDHLGFDVNGLLWTKAANGTVSHEMYKVVTRPWDDKYYYLPIPIAEVERAPSMLQNEGY; encoded by the coding sequence ATGAAAAATATCAAATATATACTTGTCGTGTTTGTACTTCTGGCATCATCTAGCTGCCAAGATGTATTAGATACAGAAGCAAAAGACGCATTTGGAGAAGACCTGATCTATAGCGATCCAGCTCAGGTAGAACGCTTGGTTTTCACAGTGTACAACAGTACTGAGAGCTGGTCATTGAACCGCTTTCAGTGGTGGTCAAGACGGTTCAATATTGAAGGGGCTTCTTTCGAGGCCAAGTTCAATTTTAGAGATTTAGATCTTTATAGAGTAAGAGGTGGTTGGACAGCGGGCAACGCAGGGGTTTTCACTCAGAAATGGAGCAACTACTGGGATTATGTGCGATTGGCCAACGAGTTCCTCGATAGGATTGATGATAGTAAAGCAATGGCTATCGATACTGAAAAAGTGACTATACTTAAAGCTGAGATGAAGTTTTTGAGAGCAAACCTTTACGCCAAACTTATTAAGTTTTATGGTGGTGTTCCTATCATGGAAAATGCATTGGGCTTGGACGATGACTTCAACTTGGTGAGAAACAGCTACGAAGAATGCGTGGATTTTATAGTAAAAGAATTGGATGAAGCTGCTGCTGTTCTTCCTACATCACGCCCAAATGTAGAGTTTGGCAGAGCTACCAAATTGGCTGCTATGGCAGTAAAGTCACGCACTTTGTTGTATGCCGCCAGCAAACTGCACGACCCATCTGTTACAAACAACCCACTTTATGTCTACACAAAAACGAGTAAATGGCAAGATGCATCCGATGCAGCTAAAGCGATTATCGACATGGTTAATGCTCGTGACCTTATTCAGGTAGCCGATGCTAAAGCTTACCAAGAACTATTCTTGTCGCCTAACGATGATATCTTGTTTGCAAGACCATACAGTGCTGCATACTTTGAATTTGGAACAGATGCCAACTCATTGTGGGACCAAACACAATCGCCAAATGGATATGGTGGATGGGCATTGTCATCGCCTACGCACAATTTCGCCATGCAGTTCAATATGGCAGATGGCACAACTACTGAAGGCTCTACTTATGACCCTGAAAACCCAAATGACAACAGGGAAATGAGGTATTATGCAGACCTCTTGTTCAACGGGGCTCAATTTAGAGGCCGTGATGTCCAGTATTTCCTCTCTGAAGATGTAAGTGCCTACCCTCACGGAATGGATTCTCCTCAAGGATTAGGCAACACGCTCCATTCTTCAAAAACAGGGTATAACATCCGAAAATTCCAAGACGAAAGCGTAGCTCCTTCTGGCGGTATATCTGCCGAGCGCCCATACATATTGTACCGATTGGCTGAAGTGTACTTAAACTATGCCGAAGCCCAATACCACCTAGGAGAAGAAGCTGCTGCCCGTGAATATGTAAGCAAAGTTTCAACAAGAGCATTACAACCAGCAATCACGGCAAGTGGCACTGAGCTGTTGGAAGCTATCAAAAGAGAAAGAAGGGTAGAGCTTTGCTTTGAAGGGCATAACTTTTTTGATGAAAGAAGATGGATGATTGAAGACCATTTAGGTTTTGATGTGAATGGTCTTTTATGGACAAAAGCAGCTAACGGAACCGTTTCCCACGAAATGTACAAAGTGGTTACAAGACCTTGGGACGACAAATATTACTATTTGCCAATACCAATTGCTGAGGTAGAAAGAGCTCCATCTATGTTGCAGAACGAAGGATATTAA
- the ilvA gene encoding threonine ammonia-lyase — translation MTYIPSVPDIINANSILKDILSYTPLQQNLRLSEEYAANILLKREDLQIVRSYKIRGAYHKMKSLSAEELSKGVVCASAGNHAQGVAYSCRVLGVHGSIYMPQTTPKQKIRQVQNFGKDNVKIILIGDTYDDCYNAAREYSNTASLPFIHPFDDEKIIEGQATVAFEIEQQFDKKIDYLFVPIGGGGLISGVTSYFKQIHPETKIIGIEPAGAPAMKKSLEAGKVITLDSIDKFVDGAAVKQVGQLPFELCKHYGIEITLVPEGHICTNILELYNLDAIVVEPAGALSIAVLDYFKEEIKGKNVVCILSGSNNDITRTEEIKERSLLFKGLKHYFMVRFPQRAGALRDFVDKVLGANDDITLFEYRKKTSRERGPALIGIELQKQEDLEGLRERMKENGFVAEYLNEKPDLFQYLI, via the coding sequence ATGACATATATACCAAGTGTTCCTGATATAATTAATGCAAACTCGATCTTAAAGGATATACTAAGCTATACGCCTTTACAACAGAATTTACGTCTGTCGGAAGAGTATGCAGCCAATATTCTCCTAAAAAGAGAGGATCTGCAAATTGTGAGGTCGTATAAGATTAGAGGGGCCTATCATAAAATGAAAAGCCTGAGTGCAGAAGAGTTGTCAAAAGGAGTAGTCTGTGCCAGTGCTGGGAACCATGCCCAAGGCGTAGCGTATTCGTGTAGGGTTTTGGGTGTTCATGGGTCGATCTATATGCCACAAACTACACCCAAACAAAAAATCAGACAGGTTCAGAACTTTGGCAAAGACAATGTAAAAATCATATTGATAGGTGACACCTACGATGATTGCTACAATGCAGCTAGGGAGTATAGCAATACAGCTAGCTTACCCTTTATCCACCCTTTTGATGATGAGAAAATTATTGAAGGGCAGGCAACGGTAGCCTTTGAAATAGAGCAGCAATTTGATAAAAAAATTGACTATCTATTTGTTCCCATTGGTGGTGGTGGACTGATCTCTGGGGTTACAAGTTACTTTAAGCAAATCCATCCAGAAACTAAAATAATCGGAATTGAACCTGCTGGAGCCCCTGCTATGAAAAAATCGCTGGAAGCGGGAAAAGTGATTACTTTAGATAGCATTGATAAGTTTGTTGACGGGGCTGCTGTCAAACAGGTTGGGCAGTTGCCTTTTGAGCTATGTAAGCATTATGGCATTGAAATAACACTTGTGCCTGAAGGTCATATTTGCACCAATATTTTAGAGTTATACAACCTCGATGCAATTGTTGTAGAACCTGCAGGAGCATTGAGCATTGCTGTGCTCGATTACTTCAAAGAGGAGATAAAAGGGAAAAATGTGGTATGTATTCTGAGTGGAAGCAACAACGATATTACACGGACGGAGGAAATAAAAGAGCGTTCCTTGTTATTCAAAGGCTTGAAGCATTACTTCATGGTGCGTTTTCCGCAAAGGGCAGGAGCATTGAGGGATTTTGTAGACAAAGTTTTGGGGGCAAATGATGATATTACACTCTTTGAGTACCGTAAAAAAACTAGCCGTGAAAGAGGTCCGGCATTGATAGGTATTGAATTGCAAAAGCAAGAAGACCTTGAAGGCCTGAGAGAACGGATGAAAGAAAATGGTTTTGTAGCTGAATACTTAAACGAAAAACCTGATTTATTCCAATATTTGATATAA